The genomic window ATGTTGAAGAAGAACAGACTTGGTCTGAACCACCGGTGATGGATATGGGATAGTAAGGAAGGAGGAAGTCGAGGAAGGAGGAAGATCGAACATACGCACAATAAGCTCTCTGAGTACTAGGATTTCCATGTACAGTTCCAATTACAACATGTCTCTGTAAAGAAGAATCCCAAATTGTCAATGCTCCACCACTATCACCTTTAGAAGGACTATGCTTACCATCATATGTAATAACAAAACTATTAGCAGCTCCTATAGTAGAATTTGAAACAATAGGAAGATCTACCTTTTTTAAATCATCTGACATTTTCCATTCTTTAAAAGGATCATCAATCACAAGAAAAGTAATCCCCCAACCTGTAACTCGAAGTATATTTCCTACATTATAATAAGAAGCCTTATTAGCTGAAAGAATATCTATAGCTTTTACATTTGTAGAATAAGACAAAGGCCTAGACAATATTAATAAAGCAATATCCAAAGAAGGGTGATAAACAATATTTGAAACAGAATACCAATTCGCACCAATATTTGAATATTTAGAACTACCAACTCCCACTTTAACCTCTTTTGCAGTATATTTTTCCACCACATGAGCAGCTGTTAAAATCAAGTTTGGAGCCAATATAGACCCTCCTCCGTTAAAAACACCTTTCGTTTGAATCGCAACCTGCCAAGGAACCTCTGATATATTGATATTAGATCCCTCCACTATTCGCTGTTGAGCATTTACAGGATAAAACAATATACCCAATAAAACACTAATAATTAAAAAAGTTTTTTCATAATACAATCATATTAAAAAGTTTATTCATTCAATTCTCGAACAGAAAGTACAGAAATATCAATTACTGAGGAATCCGATTTACACAATGGATATCTCTTTCTATCCCCAAAACAAAAGCCTACTTCTAAACGTTTTCCGTAGTGATTTTTATAAGGTATAACTATCTCATCATCACAATAAACTAAAGAATCCTCTAGAATAAGGAATATTCCCTCTGCCTCACAATTTACATTTGTAATAGTAACCTTTCTAATGTGTGGCCAACCAACACAATCAAACTCATCTGCATCAAAGACACTTTGTGTTTTCTCTTCCTTGCATCCCGGCAACAGGAAAAGTAAACTCAAAAAAGCAATAATCATTCTTTCTTTTTTCATAAGCTCTCTATTTTAGATTTATAAACGGTAACAAATCACAGTGCTTGATTCCTCCATCATGGCAACAAGCAGGTTCATCGGGCAAGACAGGCTCAAGACGGCCTTAATATATACAACAAAAAGTCTTTTAACTTTTCATTTATCTTAATCCATAGAAAATCTCCGTTCAGACCGTTTCTAACAAACTGTCACTTTTTGACACATTGTAATCTAAAGCCTCAGAGAATCGAATATTCCGGGACTTAGTACGGCTCGCTCGCAAATAAGGAAGAAATATTTCGCAATCAGCTATTGATTAACAAGATACCGAAAAACGGTCTTTCGCCACCTATCACACTTGGAAAAGGCACTATTTTCCCCCAAAGCACCACTTTATCCCCTTACCCTCCGGCTATATCATAGTATCAAGAAAAAGGACATGTCACGATATACGCCCTATTTCTATCAGAAAGATCAGACAAGAGCTGTTTCGCTAACAAATAAACGACACGGTTCGCATGCGACCGAGGTGCCCACCCTCTCCCAATAGGTAAAAACCATCCGTGGTTCGCTGATTTTTAGCGAATTTAGCATAACAATCCTATAGAATCCGAATTATTTACGTACCTTTGCGGCCACTGAATATTATCATATATACACAATCGCATTTTGAAAACATTTGAAGAATTAGGAGTTGCCGCACCGATATTAAAGGCAATCCAAGAGATGGGCTACGAATCGCCCATGCCCGTACAGGAAGAAGTGATTCCTTTCTTACTGGGAGAAGATAACGACGTAATCGCATTGGCACAAACAGGAACCGGCAAGACAGCCGCTTACGGCCTGCCGATCCTGCAAAAGATCAATGTCTCTCAATATCAGCCTCAAGCGCTTATCCTTTGTCCGACACGCGAGCTTTGCCTACAGATAGCGGACGATTTGAACGATTATTCTAAATACATCGATAACCTGAAGGTTCTCCCTGTATACGGAGGTTCCAGTATAGAGAGCCAGATCAAGACACTGAAGAGAGGCGTACACGTGGTAGTGGCTACCCCGGGACGTTTGATCGACTTGATGAACCGCAAGACGGTTGACTTAAGCAACGTAAAGAACGTCATTCTTGATGAGGCGGACGAGATGTTGAACATGGGTTTCACCGACAGTATCAACGAGATCTTGGCGGCTATACCGGAAAACCGCAATATGCTGCTCTTCTCCGCTACCATGCCGAAAGAGATTGCCTCTATCACCAAGAAATACATGAAGGACCCGAAAGAGATCGTCATTGGCAGGAAGAACGAGGGAAACAAGAATATCCGCGATATCTATTACATGGTTCGTGCGCAGGATAAATATCTCGCGTTGAAACGTCTAGCCGATTATTACCCGAACATCTACGGTATCATCTTCTGCCGTACCCGTAAGGAGACACAGGAGATCGCCGATAAATTGATTCAAGACGGCTATAACGCCGACTCCTTGCACGGCGAGCTGAGCCAAGCGCAACGTGATTACGTGATGCAGAAGTTCCGTATCAAGAATATCCAGTTATTGGTCGCTACGGACGTAGCCGCACGTGGTTTGGACGTGGATGACTTAACCCATGTAATCAATTACGGTCTGCCGGATGAGGTAGAATCTTATACCCACCGCCGCGGACGTACGGGCCGTGCGGGAAAAACGGGTATCGCTATCTCTATCTGCCACGTAAGGGAAAAAGGCAAGATCCGCGAGATCGAACGAATCATTAACAAGAAATTCGATAAAGGCAAGATGCCTACCGGTGAGCAAATCTGTGAGAAGCAATTGTTCAACTTGGTGGACCAGATCGAGAAAGTGAAAGTGAACGAGGAGGAAATCGCTAGTTTGATGCCTTCTATCTACCGTAAATTGGAATGGCTGGATAAGGAAGATATCATCAAGCGTGTCGTATCCTTGGAGTTCAACCGGATGATCGACTATTATAAAGATAACGATGATATCGAGGTTGTAGACGAGAGCGCCCCAAGAGAAAGAGGCAAACGTGGTGGTAGAGGCGAAGCGGAAGAAGGCTACACCCGTTTCTTTATCAACTTTGGAAAGACAGACGAGCTTACACCTCCTCAACTTATAGAGTTGGTTAATAAGTGTGTACCGGGTAAGGTTCGTATCGGTCGTATCGACTTACGTGATAATTTCTCATTCTTCGAGGTAGAAGAGGGAGAAGCCAACCGTGTCATGGACTCGATGAACGGCTTCGAGGTAGACGGACGACGTATCTCCGTAGAACCGGCGCAAGCGAAAGGCGAAGGTGGTAAAGGCAGTCGTGGTAGCCGTGGAGGTAGCCGTAGCGGAAACGGTTTCAGAGACCGACGGGATAGCGGTAGAAAAGGCAGAGATAGCCGTCGGGAAAGCGACCGTGGAGACCGTGGCGGTAGACGTTCCGGCCGTGGCGATGACAAACCGAAGCGTAAATTCTATGAGGACGCTCCTCGTGGAAAGAAAAAACGCAGTAAATAAAAATAGATATTCATAACCCTTCCTAATGAGCTCGGCATCGAACCGGGCTCATTTTTTAATTAAGGTTATAAAGGTCTTAAATTATGCGTACCTACAAAGTTTGTGGTACTTAATTCCTTATTTTTGCCAAAACTGGAAAAAGTCCTGAAGACATGCAAACAGAACTAGTACGTCAGCTAACCATAGAAGATTTATCGCAAAACGCTGTGCTTGACTATATTGATGGAGATATAGCATTTGCCAATCGCCTCCGCCTTCCTCATGTGCCCCATGCCAAGCCTGTCAAGATTGACGCATTAAAATTGTTGATATGCACAAAAGGCACATTGCAAGTAGACGTGAATACCAAGACACGGATAATCCGAGCCAACGAAGTTCTGTGTTGCCTTCCTCTGACCGTACTTCGCAATGCTATCGGTAGTGATGATTTGGAATGCAAGGGGATCGCTATCTCCATGAATATAGTCAGGAGATTAGTCAGCTTGGGTGGTGGCACACGAGACAAGTTTTTTTATCTCGAACAAAACCCAGTCCTGCCAATAGGACAAAAGGGAGCACAAATCTTCGAATTATATCATAAATTAATTGGTTCCAGGATAAAAGCAACAGACAATCCTTATCAGAAAGGGATCATGTCTGCCCTTATCAGCGCTATATTCTATGAGTTGCTAGGTAATTTGGATACATATTGTATATCCAGAAACAACACGATGTTCAAGCAAGGCGATCTTTTATTCAATCGATTTATAGAATTACTATCTAAATCAAAAGTAAAAGTACGCTCCGTCTCTTTCTATGCGGATAAGCTCTTTATCACTACCAAGTATCTCTCGGTGATATGTAAACAGGTATGTGGAAAGACAGCTTTCGATATCATTAATGAATTTATCATAGAGGATATCACCGAGCTACTTAAATACTCTGAAAAATCCATTAAGGAAATAGCCAATTATTTGGAGTTTCCCAATCTCTCATATTTCGGGAAATACGTGAAGGCACACACGGGTATGTCGCCTACCCAATACAGAAAGCATCTTATAAATAAGCTATAAAAGCATCTCATACTTTCTTTTTGAGAAACCATACTACAAGATATTACAATCAGAACACTTCACCAGCACATTTGGTATATAAAAATGAGCTATCTCCTTTTAACTTTGCGCGGAATTTTAAAAGGATATACAAATGGTTATGAGTTCAAAATGGATGAGACTAATAGGATTAGTCGGTTTTACGGCAGTATTGGTGTCTTGCAAACAAACACCTCAAGCTCCAATGAATGCCAATTATGCAACAATGAAAATAACAGTAAGTGACAAGAAATTCTCTACCTCTTATTCAGCCACGATCCGTGGACGGCAGGATATCGATATTTATCCACAGGTATCCGGAACTATCGAGCGCCTTTGCGTAACAGAAGGTGAGAAAGTCCGGAAAGGACAAATTCTTTTCGTCATAGACCAAGTACCCTACAAGGCAGCCTTGAATACGGCTATAGCCAACGTTAAATCAGCAAAGGCAGGCTTAGCCACGGCGGAATTAACCTACAACAGCAATAAAGAGCTATATGCCCAGAAAGTAGTATCAGAGTTCAGCCTAAAGACCTCCGAGAACAGTTATCTCACCGCACAAGCAGCTTTGGCACAAGCTGAGGCTCAAGAGACAAACGCCCGCAACAACCTCTCTTATACCGAAGTAAAAAGTCCGAGTGACGGAGTGGTAGGAGCGTTACCCTATCGGGTCGGAGCCTTAGTCAGCGCCAATATTCCACAGCCATTGACTACAGTATCCGACAACTCGAACATGTATGTGTATTTCTCTATGAATGAGAACCAGCTTTTATCCTTGACCCGTCAATATGGTTCCATGGATGACGCACTGAAGAACATGCCGGAAGTA from Parabacteroides distasonis ATCC 8503 includes these protein-coding regions:
- a CDS encoding S1 family peptidase, translating into MYYEKTFLIISVLLGILFYPVNAQQRIVEGSNINISEVPWQVAIQTKGVFNGGGSILAPNLILTAAHVVEKYTAKEVKVGVGSSKYSNIGANWYSVSNIVYHPSLDIALLILSRPLSYSTNVKAIDILSANKASYYNVGNILRVTGWGITFLVIDDPFKEWKMSDDLKKVDLPIVSNSTIGAANSFVITYDGKHSPSKGDSGGALTIWDSSLQRHVVIGTVHGNPSTQRAYCAYVRSSSFLDFLLPYYPISITGGSDQVCSSSTFSVSYPNSTVTWSCTGPLRITSQSNTSCTVSSTGNGPAVLKATIKSGK
- a CDS encoding DEAD/DEAH box helicase; amino-acid sequence: MGYESPMPVQEEVIPFLLGEDNDVIALAQTGTGKTAAYGLPILQKINVSQYQPQALILCPTRELCLQIADDLNDYSKYIDNLKVLPVYGGSSIESQIKTLKRGVHVVVATPGRLIDLMNRKTVDLSNVKNVILDEADEMLNMGFTDSINEILAAIPENRNMLLFSATMPKEIASITKKYMKDPKEIVIGRKNEGNKNIRDIYYMVRAQDKYLALKRLADYYPNIYGIIFCRTRKETQEIADKLIQDGYNADSLHGELSQAQRDYVMQKFRIKNIQLLVATDVAARGLDVDDLTHVINYGLPDEVESYTHRRGRTGRAGKTGIAISICHVREKGKIREIERIINKKFDKGKMPTGEQICEKQLFNLVDQIEKVKVNEEEIASLMPSIYRKLEWLDKEDIIKRVVSLEFNRMIDYYKDNDDIEVVDESAPRERGKRGGRGEAEEGYTRFFINFGKTDELTPPQLIELVNKCVPGKVRIGRIDLRDNFSFFEVEEGEANRVMDSMNGFEVDGRRISVEPAQAKGEGGKGSRGSRGGSRSGNGFRDRRDSGRKGRDSRRESDRGDRGGRRSGRGDDKPKRKFYEDAPRGKKKRSK
- a CDS encoding helix-turn-helix domain-containing protein; its protein translation is MQTELVRQLTIEDLSQNAVLDYIDGDIAFANRLRLPHVPHAKPVKIDALKLLICTKGTLQVDVNTKTRIIRANEVLCCLPLTVLRNAIGSDDLECKGIAISMNIVRRLVSLGGGTRDKFFYLEQNPVLPIGQKGAQIFELYHKLIGSRIKATDNPYQKGIMSALISAIFYELLGNLDTYCISRNNTMFKQGDLLFNRFIELLSKSKVKVRSVSFYADKLFITTKYLSVICKQVCGKTAFDIINEFIIEDITELLKYSEKSIKEIANYLEFPNLSYFGKYVKAHTGMSPTQYRKHLINKL
- a CDS encoding efflux RND transporter periplasmic adaptor subunit, coding for MVMSSKWMRLIGLVGFTAVLVSCKQTPQAPMNANYATMKITVSDKKFSTSYSATIRGRQDIDIYPQVSGTIERLCVTEGEKVRKGQILFVIDQVPYKAALNTAIANVKSAKAGLATAELTYNSNKELYAQKVVSEFSLKTSENSYLTAQAALAQAEAQETNARNNLSYTEVKSPSDGVVGALPYRVGALVSANIPQPLTTVSDNSNMYVYFSMNENQLLSLTRQYGSMDDALKNMPEVELRLNDNSIYEHKGKIESISGVIDRQTGTVTVRSVFPNEARLLHSGASGAVIIPSTYENCIVIPQEATIRLQDKTMVYKVVDGKAVSSLITVAELNDGREYVVLDGLKAGEEIVSQGAGLVREGTQVK